A single genomic interval of Microtus ochrogaster isolate Prairie Vole_2 unplaced genomic scaffold, MicOch1.0 UNK88, whole genome shotgun sequence harbors:
- the Akap11 gene encoding A-kinase anchor protein 11 isoform X1: protein MAAFQPFRSSHIKNKASVRKSFSEDVFPSVKSLLQSEKELCSVSGGECLNQDEHAHFTEVTFLGFNEETDAAHIQDLAAVSLELPDLLNSLHFCSLSENEIICMKDVSKSSAVSSSPLNQSHHSGMLCVMRVSPTLPGLRIDFIFSLLSKYAAGIRHTLDTYLHQKHHLETADEDDDDDTNQSVSSIEDDFVTAFEQLEEEESAKLCNDEINIATLRSRCDAASQTTSGHHLETQDFKVLVSYGPQRSLAKPSASAHVLGCKEASSVKTSVTTSISEPWTQRSLYRSPSASDKGRDTQQILLPPSPANSSESECSSPSPVIFLDEEGYQKSLKAKLELPEIPVTKDDVEDSDSEVSEFFDSFDQFDELEQTLETSCPFMKDPGMEKPSQKIGHRHEKSCMNPQKFKFECPALPANVRKPTPRKPESPFGHLCDAPDSPRPVMASEDSGLFSPIRASAFSPPGSCTPAECFCQTDTGRDRIHENQDLFYCTYEDYANNLSCEVLGSVLHTQCANTMSDINSIKREENYTVAFKPGNSDQKSKCKNKSSMITDSVQKFAADLVGKSFGSAFKDLQKGVSSCTNALCHLAVKLTSSVFQMAFNELRRQCAFSLKERAIGSLASFLVSEALSNALKDLQYVKKQMFTNTVARFAADLAEELVFEGIMEVCQFSCPPTPAFQQCPSFDFEDKAVKSYAKDLSESVIQEAFIELSQTDVTFTTKAAVNVSMGNVKHVSAESVVPSTQTCTFSSSLSSQAVMMTKPVQEHKKEYTVQQALFCTSGIVTSIPVPLAGSALLPYHISSTLYQSRSHLSSEDSKANGDFTQEHITTENSEDEVDCLRNSLLPSELNPCNQKDFKPTNGDTDIQSPSELTSGPVVISNFSAGMVHAIVNESLESMTTFKATKPVDAHADYLTKAKGKACPLSLCDQAAPQQSKASNKDMFAEQLSKSIIKHSLDKSKSMLPNIDNKTVSKERMPVLGEESQLILEESPNDFPDHLPHGSLLVGNHCVPECKDSVGLGFSLETLPPCPLMTGQKSDLKELVKDKPVDRHNVNNTALEPLSFGQENPFRHSHALSSAVLTCVDGLHVEDKQKIRDRNGIPDTPPSTPLVPSQTSSEWDIKKLTKKLKGELAKEFAPATPPSTPHNSSVGSLSENEQNTIEKEEFMLKLMRSLSEEVESSEGEEHPEMDVKSEYSGKKVQFAEALATHIISLATEMAASHLDHESHHESRVQSQRRVLCTSLNHLDENIPACSFASDMVADVIAEATKIAKTRSCTLFRQERNSCHVDVDQGKGEKLNVENVAHSGEVDQFVLSLPSCTPGLTYRYPSCESVTDEYAGHVIQVLKQEGGNDELIMDQYASRLAYRSVKSGVQEAAKTVKMKCSSKMFSLHNSHVKINKEHHQEADKKRQRKRNGSHLCKYQLCERTQDPCRNELSELHSFSASLASIITRDVKKQLTAPTVDLPQSLTESCLFEKSGCIDNGESIVEPEFLKSHQPLQNHESCQNTGSLSGHSHGETIQAVEQYARKVVDDTLELSLGPTVSHIPETTTSADRITYAEKLSPLLNGACRYCDLKERHGCARSPSQPPLKQSVCATAKPGSHSKLSSIHLKSRVFHLDVPQIHVNLDKRAVLAEKIVAEAIEKAERELSNTSLAADSGIGQDGISFAESLTTEIMTSAVTDAEHVVSSSKEMEDFPSTESFGSQQLNLSVGEDSTGSWSNLSFEDDHQDESSSFHHLSESSNGNSSSWSSLGLEGDLYEDNLSFPTSDSDGPDDRDDDQEDGVEDLQQNGKTMLIMNIDMEPGAVDPQLRIILQWLVASEAEVEELYFHDSSKKEFILLSKQLKEKGWRVGDVLQAVFKYYEVLERTSSEERCKSLFDWLLENA from the exons GGAGAGTGTTTAAACCAGGATGAACACGCCCACTTCACTGAG GTCACATTTCTGGGATTTAATGAAGAAACAGATGCTGCTCATATACAG GATCTAGCTGCAGTTTCACTGGAACTTCCAGACCTTCTGAATTCACTCCATTTCTGCAGTCTAAGTGAGAATGAAATCATTTGTATGAAGGATGTCAGTAAATCGTCAGCTGTAAGCAGTAGTCCTCTAAATCAG AGTCATCATTCTGGAATGCTTTGTGTCATGAGAGTGTCACCTACATTACCAGGACTCAGAATTGATTTTATCTTTAGTCTCCTAAGTAAATATGCTGCTGGTATAAGACACACCCTGGACACATACTTGCATCAGAAGCACCACCTTGAGACCgctgatgaagatgatgatgatgatacgaACCAGTCTGTGTCCTCCATAGAGGATGACTTTGTCACTGCCTTTGAGCAgctagaggaggaggagagcgCAAAGCTGTGTAATGATG aaATAAATATTGCTACACTAAGGAGCCGCTGTGATGCTGCCTCTCAAACTACATCTGGTCACCATTTAGAAACCCAGGATTTTAAAGTGCTGGTCAGTTATGGACCACAGAGGTCATTGGCTAAGCCTTCAGCTTCAGCACATGTTCTGGGATGCAAAGAagcatcttctgtgaaaacatcGGTTACAACATCAATTTCAGAGCCCTGGACACAAAGAAGTCTCTACAGGTCACCCAGCGCTTCAGATAAAGGCAGGGACACACAGCAGATACTCCTTCCTCCTTCGCCTGCCAACTCCTCAGAGTCTGAGTGCTCCAGCCCAAGTCCTGTAATTTTTTTGGATGAAGAGGGATaccaaaaaagtttaaaagcaaaacttgAGCTGCCTGAAATTCCTGTGACAAAAGATGATGTAGAGGATTCAGACTCAGAAGTGAGCGAATTTTTTGATAGCTTTGATCAGTTTGATGAACTAGAGCAAACTTTAGAGACTTCTTGTCCATTTATGAAAGATCCTGGCATGGAGAAGCCATCACAGAAGATAGGGCATAGACATGAGAAATCTTGTATGAATCCTCAGAAGTTCAAGTTTGAGTGTCCAGCTCTTCCAGCTAATGTTAGAAAGCCAACTCCACGAAAACCTGAGTCTCCATTTGGTCACCTGTGTGATGCTCCAGATTCCCCTCGTCCAGTGATGGCGTCAGAAGACAGTGGCTTGTTTAGCCCTATTCGAGCCTCTGCTTTTAGTCCTCCTGGAAGCTGTACTCCTGCTGAATGTTTTTGCCAAACGGATACTGGTAGAGATAGGATTCATGAAAATCAGGATCTTTTTTATTGTACTTACGAAGATTATGCAAATAATCTTTCATGTGAAGTACTAGGCTCAGTTCTTCATACTCAATGTGCAAATACAATGTCAGATATTAATAGtattaaaagggaagaaaattataCTGTTGCTTTTAAGCCTGGGAATTCTGAtcaaaaaagtaaatgtaaaaataaatcttcaatgaTTACAGACAGCGTTCAGAAGTTTGCAGCAGATCTCGTAGGAAAAAGCTTTGGCAGTGCATTTAAAGACTTACAGAAAGGAGTTTCCTCATGTACCAATGCATTGTGCCACTTGGCTGTCAAATTGACATCATCTGTTTTTCAGATGGCATTTAATGAACTTAGAAGACAGTGTGCATTTTCACTAAAAGAACGAGCCATTGGTAGCCTGGCTAGTTTTTTGGTGAGTGAAGCCTTATCAAATGCCTTGAAAGATTTACAGTACGTGAAAAAGCAGATGTTTACAAACACAGTTGCTAGGTTTGCCGCGGACCTTGCAGAAGAGCTTGTTTTTGAAGGTATTATGGAGGTGTGTCAGTTTTCATGTCCTCCGACACCTGCATTTCAACAGTGTCCGTCATTTGACTTTGAAGACAAAGCCGTGAAGTCTTATGCCAAAGATTTGTCTGAATCTGTAATACAAGAAGCCTTCATAGAACTGTCACAGACAGACGTGACCTTTACAACGAAGGCAGCAGTTAATGTTTCTATGGGTAATGTCAAGCATGTGAGTGCAGAAAGTGTAGTGCCGTCTACACAGACCTGcacattttcctcatcccttAGCAGTCAAGCAGTTATGATGACAAAACCAGTACAGGAACATAAGAAGGAATACACGGTGCAGCAGGCCTTGTTTTGTACTTCGGGAATTGTCACTTCTATACCCGTACCCTTGGCAGGTAGTGCCCTTCTCCCATATCACATTTCATCTACTTTGTATCAATCCAGATCTCATCTCTCATCAGAGGATAGTAAGGCGAATGGTGATTTTACCCAAGAGCACATCACCACAGAAAACAGTGAAGATGAAGTGGACTGTCTCAGAAATTCCCTTCTACCTTCAGAACTCAACCCATGTAACCAGAAAGACTTCAAGCCAACCAACGGTGATACTGACATACAGAGTCCTTCAGAATTAACTAGTGGTCCTGTGGTTATTAGCAACTTTTCTGCGGGAATGGTACATGCAATAGTCAATGAGTCCTTAGAGTCCATGACAACCTTCAAAGCTACAAAACCTGTTGATGCACATGCAGATTATTTAactaaagcaaaaggaaaagcctGTCCTCTTTCCCTTTGTGACCAAGCAGCACCACAACAGAGCAAAGCTAGCAATAAGGACATGTTTGCTGAGCAGTTATCGAAGTCTATTATTAAACATTCCCTGGATAAAAGCAAATCAATGCTTCCAAATATAGATAACAAAACAGTTAGTAAGGAACGCATGCCTGTTCTTGGGGAAGAATCACAGTTAATCTTGGAGGAATCTCCCAATGACTTTCCAGATCACTTACCTCATGGTTCACTCTTGGTCGGAAACCATTGTGTTCCAGAATGTAAAGATTCTGTGGGTTTGGGATTTTCTTTAGAGACACTGCCACCTTGTCCATTGATGACAGGTCAGAAATCTGACTTGAAGGAACTTGTGAAGGATAAGCCAGTGGACAGGCATAATGTAAACAATACTGCACTTGAGCCCTTGTCTTTTGGACAGGAAAACCCCTTCCGTCACTCACATGCTTTATCATCTGCAGTGCTTACTTGCGTGGATGGTTTGCATGTAGAAGATAAACAGAAAATCAGAGACAGAAACGGAATACCTGATACCCCTCCATCAACTCCTTTAGTACCCTCTCAGACTAGTTCTGAATGGGACATCAAAAAGTTAACCAAAAAGCTCAAGGGGGAGTTAGCCAAAGAATTTGCACCTGCAACACCACCTTCTACCCCTCACAACTCCTCTGTTGGTAGTTTGTCTGAGAATGAACAGAATACTATAGAAAAGGAAGAGTTTATGTTGAAACTCATGCGATCTCTTTCAGAAGAAGTTGAGAGCAGTGAAGGTGAAGAGCACCCAGAAATGGATGTGAAGTCAGAGTACTCAGGGAAGAAAGTTCAGTTTGCAGAAGCATTAGCTACACACATCATTTCTCTTGCAACTGAGATGGCAGCCTCCCATTTAGATCATGAAAGCCATCATGAATCCAGGGTTCAGAGTCAAAGACGTGTGCTATGTACTTCTCTAAATCATTTGGATGAAAACATACCGGCATGCAGTTTTGCAAGTGATATGGTAGCTGATGTCATTGCAGAAGCCACGAAAATTGCAAAAACTAGAAGTTGTACTCTTTTCAGGCAGGAGAGGAACAGTTGTCATGTTGATGTTGACCAAGGTAAAGGAGAGAAGCTGAATGTGGAGAATGTTGCACACTCGGGAGAAGTAGATCAGTTTGTTCTTTCCTTACCAAGTTGTACACCAGGTCTGACATACAGGTACCCCAGTTGTGAAAGTGTGACTGATGAATATGCAGGTCATGTTATCCAAGTGCTTAAACAGGAAGGTGGCAATGATGAGCTAATCATGGACCAGTATGCCAGTAGACTGGCTTATCGATCTGTCAAGTCAGGAGTGCAAGAAGCAGCTAAGACAGTAAAAATGAAGTGCAGTTCAAAAATGTTTTCACTGCACAATTCTCATGTGAAAATAAACAAGGAACATCATCAGGAAGCagataaaaagagacaaagaaaaagaaatggcagcCATCTTTGCAAATACCAACTGTGTGAACGGACACAGGATCCATGTAGAAATGAACTTTCTGAACTACACAGTTTTTCAGCTTCTCTTGCTAGCATCATAACAAGAGATGTGAAGAAACAGCTTACAGCCCCTACAGTTGACTTACCACAATCCTTAACAGAATCTTGTCTTTTTGAAAAATCTGGATGTATTGACAATGGCGAGAGTATTGTTGAACCAGAATTTTTGAAGTCTCATCAACCATTGCAAAACCATGAATCCTGCCAGAATACAGGCAGTTTAAGTGGACATAGTCATGGGGAGACTATTCAAGCTGTAGAGCAGTATGCTAGAAAAGTAGTGGATGACACTTTAGAGCTAAGTTTAGGACCTACAGTTTCCCACATTCCAGAGACCACTACATCAGCAGATAGAATCACTTATGCAGAAAAATTGTCACCACTCCTGAATGGAGCTTGTAGATACTGTGACCTTAAGGAACGCCATGGTTGTGCCAGAAGTCCCTCTCAGCCCCCTTTAAAGCAGAGTGTGTGTGCAACTGCTAAGCCAGGCTCCCATTCGAAACTCAGTAGCATCCATCTGAAATCGAGAGTCTTTCATCTTGATGTGCCGCAGATTCATGTTAATCTTGATAAAAGGGCAGTGCTTGCAGAGAAGATAGTTGCTGAAGCTAttgaaaaagcagagagagagctgagcaaTACCAGCCTGGCAGCTGATAGTGGCATTGGACAAGATGGCATAAGCTTTGCTGAGAGCCTTACCACAGAAATCATGACATCAGCTGTGACAGATGCGGAGCATGTTGTTAGCAG ttcaaaagaaatggaagatttTCCATCAACTGAGTCATTTGGCAGCCAACAACTGAATCTCAGTGTTGGTGAGGACAGTACTGGTAGCTGGTCCAACTTAAGTTTTGAGGATGACCATCAAGATGAAAGCAGCAGTTTTCACCATCTCAGTGAAAG caGTAATGGTAACAGCAGTAGCTGGAGCAGTCTTGGTTTAGAAGGAGATTTGTATGAGGACAATTTATCCTTTCCAACATCAGACAG tgaTGGACCAGATGATAGAGATGACGATCAGGAGGATGGTGTGGAAG
- the Akap11 gene encoding A-kinase anchor protein 11 isoform X2 — MAAFQPFRSSHIKNKASVRKSFSEDVFPSVKSLLQSEKELCSVSGGECLNQDEHAHFTEVTFLGFNEETDAAHIQDLAAVSLELPDLLNSLHFCSLSENEIICMKDVSKSSAVSSSPLNQSHHSGMLCVMRVSPTLPGLRIDFIFSLLSKYAAGIRHTLDTYLHQKHHLETADEDDDDDTNQSVSSIEDDFVTAFEQLEEEESAKLCNDEINIATLRSRCDAASQTTSGHHLETQDFKVLVSYGPQRSLAKPSASAHVLGCKEASSVKTSVTTSISEPWTQRSLYRSPSASDKGRDTQQILLPPSPANSSESECSSPSPVIFLDEEGYQKSLKAKLELPEIPVTKDDVEDSDSEVSEFFDSFDQFDELEQTLETSCPFMKDPGMEKPSQKIGHRHEKSCMNPQKFKFECPALPANVRKPTPRKPESPFGHLCDAPDSPRPVMASEDSGLFSPIRASAFSPPGSCTPAECFCQTDTGRDRIHENQDLFYCTYEDYANNLSCEVLGSVLHTQCANTMSDINSIKREENYTVAFKPGNSDQKSKCKNKSSMITDSVQKFAADLVGKSFGSAFKDLQKGVSSCTNALCHLAVKLTSSVFQMAFNELRRQCAFSLKERAIGSLASFLVSEALSNALKDLQYVKKQMFTNTVARFAADLAEELVFEGIMEVCQFSCPPTPAFQQCPSFDFEDKAVKSYAKDLSESVIQEAFIELSQTDVTFTTKAAVNVSMGNVKHVSAESVVPSTQTCTFSSSLSSQAVMMTKPVQEHKKEYTVQQALFCTSGIVTSIPVPLAGSALLPYHISSTLYQSRSHLSSEDSKANGDFTQEHITTENSEDEVDCLRNSLLPSELNPCNQKDFKPTNGDTDIQSPSELTSGPVVISNFSAGMVHAIVNESLESMTTFKATKPVDAHADYLTKAKGKACPLSLCDQAAPQQSKASNKDMFAEQLSKSIIKHSLDKSKSMLPNIDNKTVSKERMPVLGEESQLILEESPNDFPDHLPHGSLLVGNHCVPECKDSVGLGFSLETLPPCPLMTGQKSDLKELVKDKPVDRHNVNNTALEPLSFGQENPFRHSHALSSAVLTCVDGLHVEDKQKIRDRNGIPDTPPSTPLVPSQTSSEWDIKKLTKKLKGELAKEFAPATPPSTPHNSSVGSLSENEQNTIEKEEFMLKLMRSLSEEVESSEGEEHPEMDVKSEYSGKKVQFAEALATHIISLATEMAASHLDHESHHESRVQSQRRVLCTSLNHLDENIPACSFASDMVADVIAEATKIAKTRSCTLFRQERNSCHVDVDQGKGEKLNVENVAHSGEVDQFVLSLPSCTPGLTYRYPSCESVTDEYAGHVIQVLKQEGGNDELIMDQYASRLAYRSVKSGVQEAAKTVKMKCSSKMFSLHNSHVKINKEHHQEADKKRQRKRNGSHLCKYQLCERTQDPCRNELSELHSFSASLASIITRDVKKQLTAPTVDLPQSLTESCLFEKSGCIDNGESIVEPEFLKSHQPLQNHESCQNTGSLSGHSHGETIQAVEQYARKVVDDTLELSLGPTVSHIPETTTSADRITYAEKLSPLLNGACRYCDLKERHGCARSPSQPPLKQSVCATAKPGSHSKLSSIHLKSRVFHLDVPQIHVNLDKRAVLAEKIVAEAIEKAERELSNTSLAADSGIGQDGISFAESLTTEIMTSAVTDAEHVVSSSKEMEDFPSTESFGSQQLNLSVGEDSTGSWSNLSFEDDHQDESSSFHHLSESNGNSSSWSSLGLEGDLYEDNLSFPTSDSDGPDDRDDDQEDGVEDLQQNGKTMLIMNIDMEPGAVDPQLRIILQWLVASEAEVEELYFHDSSKKEFILLSKQLKEKGWRVGDVLQAVFKYYEVLERTSSEERCKSLFDWLLENA, encoded by the exons GGAGAGTGTTTAAACCAGGATGAACACGCCCACTTCACTGAG GTCACATTTCTGGGATTTAATGAAGAAACAGATGCTGCTCATATACAG GATCTAGCTGCAGTTTCACTGGAACTTCCAGACCTTCTGAATTCACTCCATTTCTGCAGTCTAAGTGAGAATGAAATCATTTGTATGAAGGATGTCAGTAAATCGTCAGCTGTAAGCAGTAGTCCTCTAAATCAG AGTCATCATTCTGGAATGCTTTGTGTCATGAGAGTGTCACCTACATTACCAGGACTCAGAATTGATTTTATCTTTAGTCTCCTAAGTAAATATGCTGCTGGTATAAGACACACCCTGGACACATACTTGCATCAGAAGCACCACCTTGAGACCgctgatgaagatgatgatgatgatacgaACCAGTCTGTGTCCTCCATAGAGGATGACTTTGTCACTGCCTTTGAGCAgctagaggaggaggagagcgCAAAGCTGTGTAATGATG aaATAAATATTGCTACACTAAGGAGCCGCTGTGATGCTGCCTCTCAAACTACATCTGGTCACCATTTAGAAACCCAGGATTTTAAAGTGCTGGTCAGTTATGGACCACAGAGGTCATTGGCTAAGCCTTCAGCTTCAGCACATGTTCTGGGATGCAAAGAagcatcttctgtgaaaacatcGGTTACAACATCAATTTCAGAGCCCTGGACACAAAGAAGTCTCTACAGGTCACCCAGCGCTTCAGATAAAGGCAGGGACACACAGCAGATACTCCTTCCTCCTTCGCCTGCCAACTCCTCAGAGTCTGAGTGCTCCAGCCCAAGTCCTGTAATTTTTTTGGATGAAGAGGGATaccaaaaaagtttaaaagcaaaacttgAGCTGCCTGAAATTCCTGTGACAAAAGATGATGTAGAGGATTCAGACTCAGAAGTGAGCGAATTTTTTGATAGCTTTGATCAGTTTGATGAACTAGAGCAAACTTTAGAGACTTCTTGTCCATTTATGAAAGATCCTGGCATGGAGAAGCCATCACAGAAGATAGGGCATAGACATGAGAAATCTTGTATGAATCCTCAGAAGTTCAAGTTTGAGTGTCCAGCTCTTCCAGCTAATGTTAGAAAGCCAACTCCACGAAAACCTGAGTCTCCATTTGGTCACCTGTGTGATGCTCCAGATTCCCCTCGTCCAGTGATGGCGTCAGAAGACAGTGGCTTGTTTAGCCCTATTCGAGCCTCTGCTTTTAGTCCTCCTGGAAGCTGTACTCCTGCTGAATGTTTTTGCCAAACGGATACTGGTAGAGATAGGATTCATGAAAATCAGGATCTTTTTTATTGTACTTACGAAGATTATGCAAATAATCTTTCATGTGAAGTACTAGGCTCAGTTCTTCATACTCAATGTGCAAATACAATGTCAGATATTAATAGtattaaaagggaagaaaattataCTGTTGCTTTTAAGCCTGGGAATTCTGAtcaaaaaagtaaatgtaaaaataaatcttcaatgaTTACAGACAGCGTTCAGAAGTTTGCAGCAGATCTCGTAGGAAAAAGCTTTGGCAGTGCATTTAAAGACTTACAGAAAGGAGTTTCCTCATGTACCAATGCATTGTGCCACTTGGCTGTCAAATTGACATCATCTGTTTTTCAGATGGCATTTAATGAACTTAGAAGACAGTGTGCATTTTCACTAAAAGAACGAGCCATTGGTAGCCTGGCTAGTTTTTTGGTGAGTGAAGCCTTATCAAATGCCTTGAAAGATTTACAGTACGTGAAAAAGCAGATGTTTACAAACACAGTTGCTAGGTTTGCCGCGGACCTTGCAGAAGAGCTTGTTTTTGAAGGTATTATGGAGGTGTGTCAGTTTTCATGTCCTCCGACACCTGCATTTCAACAGTGTCCGTCATTTGACTTTGAAGACAAAGCCGTGAAGTCTTATGCCAAAGATTTGTCTGAATCTGTAATACAAGAAGCCTTCATAGAACTGTCACAGACAGACGTGACCTTTACAACGAAGGCAGCAGTTAATGTTTCTATGGGTAATGTCAAGCATGTGAGTGCAGAAAGTGTAGTGCCGTCTACACAGACCTGcacattttcctcatcccttAGCAGTCAAGCAGTTATGATGACAAAACCAGTACAGGAACATAAGAAGGAATACACGGTGCAGCAGGCCTTGTTTTGTACTTCGGGAATTGTCACTTCTATACCCGTACCCTTGGCAGGTAGTGCCCTTCTCCCATATCACATTTCATCTACTTTGTATCAATCCAGATCTCATCTCTCATCAGAGGATAGTAAGGCGAATGGTGATTTTACCCAAGAGCACATCACCACAGAAAACAGTGAAGATGAAGTGGACTGTCTCAGAAATTCCCTTCTACCTTCAGAACTCAACCCATGTAACCAGAAAGACTTCAAGCCAACCAACGGTGATACTGACATACAGAGTCCTTCAGAATTAACTAGTGGTCCTGTGGTTATTAGCAACTTTTCTGCGGGAATGGTACATGCAATAGTCAATGAGTCCTTAGAGTCCATGACAACCTTCAAAGCTACAAAACCTGTTGATGCACATGCAGATTATTTAactaaagcaaaaggaaaagcctGTCCTCTTTCCCTTTGTGACCAAGCAGCACCACAACAGAGCAAAGCTAGCAATAAGGACATGTTTGCTGAGCAGTTATCGAAGTCTATTATTAAACATTCCCTGGATAAAAGCAAATCAATGCTTCCAAATATAGATAACAAAACAGTTAGTAAGGAACGCATGCCTGTTCTTGGGGAAGAATCACAGTTAATCTTGGAGGAATCTCCCAATGACTTTCCAGATCACTTACCTCATGGTTCACTCTTGGTCGGAAACCATTGTGTTCCAGAATGTAAAGATTCTGTGGGTTTGGGATTTTCTTTAGAGACACTGCCACCTTGTCCATTGATGACAGGTCAGAAATCTGACTTGAAGGAACTTGTGAAGGATAAGCCAGTGGACAGGCATAATGTAAACAATACTGCACTTGAGCCCTTGTCTTTTGGACAGGAAAACCCCTTCCGTCACTCACATGCTTTATCATCTGCAGTGCTTACTTGCGTGGATGGTTTGCATGTAGAAGATAAACAGAAAATCAGAGACAGAAACGGAATACCTGATACCCCTCCATCAACTCCTTTAGTACCCTCTCAGACTAGTTCTGAATGGGACATCAAAAAGTTAACCAAAAAGCTCAAGGGGGAGTTAGCCAAAGAATTTGCACCTGCAACACCACCTTCTACCCCTCACAACTCCTCTGTTGGTAGTTTGTCTGAGAATGAACAGAATACTATAGAAAAGGAAGAGTTTATGTTGAAACTCATGCGATCTCTTTCAGAAGAAGTTGAGAGCAGTGAAGGTGAAGAGCACCCAGAAATGGATGTGAAGTCAGAGTACTCAGGGAAGAAAGTTCAGTTTGCAGAAGCATTAGCTACACACATCATTTCTCTTGCAACTGAGATGGCAGCCTCCCATTTAGATCATGAAAGCCATCATGAATCCAGGGTTCAGAGTCAAAGACGTGTGCTATGTACTTCTCTAAATCATTTGGATGAAAACATACCGGCATGCAGTTTTGCAAGTGATATGGTAGCTGATGTCATTGCAGAAGCCACGAAAATTGCAAAAACTAGAAGTTGTACTCTTTTCAGGCAGGAGAGGAACAGTTGTCATGTTGATGTTGACCAAGGTAAAGGAGAGAAGCTGAATGTGGAGAATGTTGCACACTCGGGAGAAGTAGATCAGTTTGTTCTTTCCTTACCAAGTTGTACACCAGGTCTGACATACAGGTACCCCAGTTGTGAAAGTGTGACTGATGAATATGCAGGTCATGTTATCCAAGTGCTTAAACAGGAAGGTGGCAATGATGAGCTAATCATGGACCAGTATGCCAGTAGACTGGCTTATCGATCTGTCAAGTCAGGAGTGCAAGAAGCAGCTAAGACAGTAAAAATGAAGTGCAGTTCAAAAATGTTTTCACTGCACAATTCTCATGTGAAAATAAACAAGGAACATCATCAGGAAGCagataaaaagagacaaagaaaaagaaatggcagcCATCTTTGCAAATACCAACTGTGTGAACGGACACAGGATCCATGTAGAAATGAACTTTCTGAACTACACAGTTTTTCAGCTTCTCTTGCTAGCATCATAACAAGAGATGTGAAGAAACAGCTTACAGCCCCTACAGTTGACTTACCACAATCCTTAACAGAATCTTGTCTTTTTGAAAAATCTGGATGTATTGACAATGGCGAGAGTATTGTTGAACCAGAATTTTTGAAGTCTCATCAACCATTGCAAAACCATGAATCCTGCCAGAATACAGGCAGTTTAAGTGGACATAGTCATGGGGAGACTATTCAAGCTGTAGAGCAGTATGCTAGAAAAGTAGTGGATGACACTTTAGAGCTAAGTTTAGGACCTACAGTTTCCCACATTCCAGAGACCACTACATCAGCAGATAGAATCACTTATGCAGAAAAATTGTCACCACTCCTGAATGGAGCTTGTAGATACTGTGACCTTAAGGAACGCCATGGTTGTGCCAGAAGTCCCTCTCAGCCCCCTTTAAAGCAGAGTGTGTGTGCAACTGCTAAGCCAGGCTCCCATTCGAAACTCAGTAGCATCCATCTGAAATCGAGAGTCTTTCATCTTGATGTGCCGCAGATTCATGTTAATCTTGATAAAAGGGCAGTGCTTGCAGAGAAGATAGTTGCTGAAGCTAttgaaaaagcagagagagagctgagcaaTACCAGCCTGGCAGCTGATAGTGGCATTGGACAAGATGGCATAAGCTTTGCTGAGAGCCTTACCACAGAAATCATGACATCAGCTGTGACAGATGCGGAGCATGTTGTTAGCAG ttcaaaagaaatggaagatttTCCATCAACTGAGTCATTTGGCAGCCAACAACTGAATCTCAGTGTTGGTGAGGACAGTACTGGTAGCTGGTCCAACTTAAGTTTTGAGGATGACCATCAAGATGAAAGCAGCAGTTTTCACCATCTCAGTGAAAG TAATGGTAACAGCAGTAGCTGGAGCAGTCTTGGTTTAGAAGGAGATTTGTATGAGGACAATTTATCCTTTCCAACATCAGACAG tgaTGGACCAGATGATAGAGATGACGATCAGGAGGATGGTGTGGAAG